TGTGAAAATTGCCTCAGGCATATATGTAAGAGGAGTAGGACAGCCTTTTCTCTGCTATCATTTAAGTCCTGGAAAGCAAGACATAGGCTTTTCTATTTGAACACACACGTGCTGTTTGGGGCAGAACCACTCCAGTGTTCATGTTCTCAAGCAATTTGCAATTTGACTTCAAGTAATTCAACTGTAAGTGTAGTTCATGCTTCATGAATTGGCTCAGAAATGACCACTTTAAAAGCCACTAATATTGTTTATCACGTAATACTAAACTCTTGAGGTGATGTGTATATACATGGAAGtgttattttaagtatatgcTATTAAAATCTGTTCTAGAACTGTTATGATTTAACCAATTCTGATACAGGAAAAAATTTAAGGACCAAAAGAGAGTCCATATGAAGATTCAGGATGTGACAAAGACTGGCTGTTAAGTCCATTGAGTTGTTAGATTATTgattaaatagttaaaaaaaatagagtgaATGAGCTAATATTTCTTGCAGTGAAAAAATTATTTCAGCCAGATTTAAATTGTGTGTctatttgtatacatgtatgtacacatctgTGTGAAGCCAGTGGTCAACCTTACTGTCGATCCTTAGGAGCCATCAACTTGCTTTTGAGACTCGGGCTCTTTAATTAGCCTAGCCTGGCTAATTGCCAGCCTGACTGGCTAACAAGCCCCAGGaatccacctccccagtgcttggattacacacatttgccaccatgtctggtttttctgtgtggtttctggggactgaacttgggaCCTCAGTGGTCTGCAACAAGAATTTGACTGagcgagccatctccccagtctcagatttaaatcttttaaaaggagTTAAAACCTCAAAACATTAAActattctagttttatttttgttgctttgatGAAATATCCTGAGAAAAACAACTTAGAGAAGAagttgtttatttggtttacagtcCCAGGTTCAAACTCATCACCgaggggaaatcaaggcaggaagtcAAGCCTATAGGCAAAAGCTAAGAGAATAAACACATCTTTGCTTGCTCTCATGTAGCTTTCTCCTTTTGTACTGTTTAGGACCTCATGCGTAGGGAATGGTGCTTCCCACGACGGACTGGATTATCCCTTTAGCAATAGTCAACACAGTTCCCCCACAGACATCCCATAAGACAACCTGAGCTAGATAATTCCTTATTAAGAATTATCTTCccgccgggcaatggtggcgcagggtcgcctttgatcccagcacttgggaggcagaggcaggtggatttccgagttcgaggccagcctggtctacagagtgagttccaggacagccagggctacacagagaaaccctgtctcaacaaaacaaaacaaaacaaaaacaaaaaacaaaacaaaacaaaaaaaacccaaaaaaaccaaaaaaccaaaaacaaaaaacaacaacaaaaaaaagaattatcttcCCAGGTGATTTCCCTTGTTCTGTCAAGTTGAtagttaaaaccatccagcaaAGAAACTGGCAAAatttcagagaaaaacaaaaaacacataggTACGTTGTTTGTATAAATTAGAATGacgaaaatattttttaaatttacttagttatttttatgtgtatggatatttttacCTGCATATAAGTCTGTGCAACCACAGTTCATGATGGCTAGAAAAGGGTTTCAGATCCTCTTGTGAGCCATCATCTGGGTCCTGGAGGTGGAGCTCatatcctctggaaaagcacccAGTGCTCTTCATTACATGAGGAGAATCTTTTTCAAATAATACCAACTCATAAAGCCACAACAGCAAAGACTGATATCTGAAAACGTTTATTTCCTATATAGATTTCCTATATATCAAATCcaagcatagtggtgcatgcctttaatcccagcactgggaagccagaggcaggcggaaCTCTGTGATTCTGCCCCCCACAAAATCCtatataacaaaaattaaaatttaaattaaatcaaaCTAAAAGGTTAAAATATCAACCAGTAAAATGCCTGTCACACCTGGGACAGGTGACCGGTGACATGTGACTGTCAGGTAGGTATGGTGGACCTCACAAGATATCACCTCTTGAGCTCCGCAGCCTCCCAAACAGAGCCAAATACTTTTCTGTTCATTATAAGCTACCCTGCATGGGTTGTTCTATTATAGCAGCACAGAATGCCAATAACAAAAGGGCAAAAGGCAGGCTAGCTCAGAAAGTAGACAAAGGTCACAGGTTGGCAGCTCCCAGAGAAGCACGTATGATGTCTCATACATTAAATGCCTGGTCTCTGTCACAGTTAAACGCCAAGCCAGCCACATGCCACCTTCCACTTGACTGGATTGGCAGAGGTGAAGAAGTTCCACAGAGCCTCGGCTGTCAAAGGTGTGAGGAAGCAGACTCGATGTGTgcacattgttggtgggagtgtgcACAGTGTTGGTGGGAGTGTGcacactgttggtgggagtgtgCACAGTGTTGGTGGGAGTGTGcacactgttggtgggagtgtgCACACTGTTGGTGGGAGGTATGcacactgttggtgggagtgtgcacactgttggtgggagtgtgCACAGTGTTGGTGGGAGTGTGcacactgttggtgggagtgtgCACACTGTTGGTGGGAGGTATGcacactgttggtgggagtgtgcacactgttggtgggagtgtgCACACTGTTGGTGGGAGGTATGcacactgttggtgggagtgtgCACACTGTTGGTAGGAGGTATGcacactgttggtgggagtgtgCACAGTGTTGGTGGGAGTGTGcacactgttggtgggagtgtgCACAGTGTTGGTGGGAGTGTGCACAGTGTTGGTGGGAGGTATGcacactgttggtgggagtgtgcacactgttggtgggagtgtgTGTTGCTGCTGCCCACCTGGAAGCTGTTTACAGTTACCAAGGAGACTGCACACCTGGTTGCAAACCTGGTTCTTCATTTGGCAGTTTTACCTCTGGGAATATCCCACCATGGTGTGCAGATTTTATGCCTTGTTCTTTCGGTTAAAAAGGTAAAGAAACCAAGGTTCACCAAAAGGGCCTGGGTAATTTGTGATCCATGTGACACTGAAACACAACTGTGTAGAAATGAAAACAATGATGCAAATATCTGTTTTGGTCAGAAGGTATGGAAACCTGATGTGCACACACAATTCCAGTACCAGGGGGGTCGTGACGGGAAAATTTCTGGAACTTGATAGCCAACCCATGGAGCTAAACCAGTGAGCTCTCGCTTCCAAGAGCCCTTTTCTTAGAATAAAAACAAGGagaagagcaatagaggaagTCAGCCAGCACTGGCATCCCTGActcctcatgtgcacacatgtgcagacaaATATGTACACAAATACACCACATACATGAAAGAAAATGTGCTCCGGTTGGCAGCTGACCACTTGACTGAGAAAGAACAGTGCGTCAGTGGGCTTGGTTTGTAAGTACCTGTAGGATAGCTTAACTGGAACTCCCAGGCCATTGAgctgccctgtctcaaaaaccaaagcgGCTGGTGCTTGAAGAATGACAGCTAATGTTGACTTGCGGCCTCCATGTGCatgcccacacatgtgcacataaaacacacacaataatgcacatgcacacacatacgcatagAGACACAGAAAAGCCATGTTCACATTTGAACATCTCTGACATTGGAGTGCGCCCTCCATTGCCAAGCATGTTTCCTTTCATTACTGTGTGATCACTCTACAGAGTAATAGATTTCATCATGACATGCTCATGCATAGATATCACGAGCTTCTCTTatgtcttccctccccttcctgctaATCGTCTCTCTACTCTCCTGTTtcaagtcttttctttttaagtatagattccacatatgagagaaaacatgcctGTCTTTCCGGGCCTGGCTTCTTTTCCTTGACATGATGGTCTCCACTTCTACCTATTTTCCTGCAAAAGGCATAATTTTGTCTTCTTAatggctgaataatactccattgcatgcatgcatatatgtgtgtgtgtgtgtgtgtgtgtgtgtgtgtgtgtgtatcacagttTCTTTTGATTCCTGTAGCTAAATAGCAGCTGTTGTGTAGTTCTCAACTGCAGCTCTTGTGAGAACCTGGCAACTATTCCAGTTGGCCAACATGGTGACCATGGCCATTACCTCTGATTGTTGCCTGAAAGCTGTTGTTGACACCTGCTGGTTAGAGCCAGAAAGCACAGGCTTCAGCACTGCAAAACTTGTCAGGAGCTTGGAAGCAAGTGGTGGGGAGCACTTCCAAGGAGCACGGCAGAAGGTCTTAGCTGTCTTCATCACAAAGAGATGAGACGCAGGTAAGGCCGAAGATGTGTGCATTGGCCTGAGATGCTCATTCTACACTCTGTGCCTGTCAAGGCCGCACATCGTGTCCTGCAAACATAGAGAATcattaataaaatttgaaaagcaaAGCACCAAGCGCACAGACAGTACTGTTCTGAAAAACCTGGACAGGGATGACCAAGGGAAAAGAGGACTTGGAAGAATTTGACTCCACACGTGAAAGAACTTACTTTACATATTATTTCATATGTATAAAGTATGCAAGTGTGGTCTAGGGGTACCATCCTGGTCTATGTGAGTCTTGCATCTAAAGCAAGCCCTGTGTTTAAAGAAGCACTGTGTGGTGGTTCAAACCTATCATAAATTAGAGTCCTCCCGAGGAAGGAACAAGTGTGCGGGTGACAGTGAGTGTCATgtgacttgagaggcagaagagaCCTGTGTGAAGTTAGACATAAGCAAAGTTTCATGGAGAATGGATGGGTGGACCATGAGAGGATTTAAGCAGCGGTATCATTTATTAATAATATCTGTTGAGGCAGATGTGATTTGCCTGCAGTCCAgctacttaggaagctgagggAGGGGGGTTAGCTCAAGCCCTGGGTCAAGCCCAGATTGGACAACACGGTGAGATTATACCtcagattttaataaaattagTGTTAGATCACAGGCTCACTAGCTGTCCCGCCCTGGAACTCAGGCCACACCCTTCTCAGCTCTCGGGCAGAGCTGACAAAGTGACCTGTACTGCACTGACAGAGAATTCAGTCCCCTTCCTTCCACTCGCTGCTATTGAGCAAGCCCGgtcctcccccctgctccccacccccagttcctAGACTCAGGACAGCCACAAATCATACACTTTTATCTAGTGCCTTCCCTTTTGTCACCTGGAGTGCAGGCCAGGCCAGCTTAGGTCTCAAGCAATGGAGTTCGCCCACCACATCCTGCTCCAAGAACCTGCAGGAGTCAGGAACCACGTTAGTCCTTGGAAACTGGAGCTGCTTCTCCTCCAGGCCCCTCGGTGGCGCTGTGCGTGTTGGGCATTTCTCCTGATGGAGCTCCCTGCGGGAATCTGAAGGCTTCCCTTTAGTACCGCATGACATTGCCTCTGGATGATGCAGTCTCTCCCGATGCTCGCCCAGTAGTGGCTTTCCCTCAACTGTCCCTCGTCACCATGACTTCTCCCCTAATAAAGGTCATCTAAAGAGTCATTTGCATTGGCTCCTTTCTGCAAACCTAATTATGGTAAGTCAGAGCTATTAGGGACCTTTATCTATGATCACCACCATTTTTACAGATGTATACAGTAACTACGGAGGCTGCTGTGGTTTTTACCTATTATGTATTTCTAAACTTGGTCTGGGttgctttcatttcttctctaGACCTGGCTCTTCTTACGTCTTGTCTTCCATATCTGGAATGCCCTTCAGTCAGCCACCAGGTGATTTCTCAAACACGATGTAGTATGATTGCGCTGTGCCTCTGGGCACTGTCCCTTTTCCCAGGTGAAAGGGTCCTGGCTGCCTCTGCATTCCCGGGCACTGCCTCCTTCCCAGGCTCACTTGGGAATGTTTCTTGTAAGTGTTTTCATTTAGGCTCATGTGGTTTGGTCTCTCTGCCAAGTGCGACTGTCCCCGCAGATGCAGGCTCCGACACCCCATTTCATTTGCATCTCTGTCAGACAGGGCCTCTCCCAAGGTGACCACTAACAAGCAGCCCTGCCTGTCTTGCTCTCCGCTCTTTACATTGCTTGTGCATCCTTCCCTGACCTTATGTCCCTCACTGAGTCATTTGTTAGCTTCTCCACCAGCTGTCACCTCCTTGAGGACGATGACCTCATGCTTTCGTTTGTATTCTGTCCCTTACCGTCTAGAACAGAGTCTGACATATGGCAGGCTGggagtaaatatttgttgaatgaatgaacttaaatgggtcaaaaaaaaaagcaagcaggtCCTTGTCCAGTGTGACTAAAGTGTCGCTCTTCTCTCTGGATGTGGAACAGGAAATGAATAACAGTTCATCTGCAGCAGAGTACTACAAAGAAGTTCTAAAACAAGACAATACTCACGTGGAAGCCATCGCCTGCATTGGAAGCAACCACTTTTATTCTGACCAGCCAGAGGTTGCCCTTCGGTTTTACAGGTGGGTCTTACATTGCATGCACAGGAAACGTTGGGGGTGAAACAAGAGGTGCGCgcggaggggtgggggtggtggaagGAAAATGCAGACAAATTATGCATTCTCCATAGGCCACAGGTGTATAAATCTAGGAATGCATCTTTCAGCTACTTTCTAAGGATTCAAGTGGTATTCGGTACTCTAGGGGAATGTGGGCTGGCGCCCTGGAGAAACATACCTGCATGGTCAAGCTCACATTTTAGTTCAGGGTGGGTGCCTACTAGTCGTCAAGAAACAACTGACGCTAAATAGCTACTGAAACTCTTTCTCCATCACTGACTCTTAATACCACAAAACCTAAAGacagtgaggctgaggcagggagggaTTTGCAGTTACTCTGAGTTCAGAGCTTTGAGGAGGACTTAGAGCAGGGTCACCTGCCTTGTGAGGTATTTGAGCTTTTTTTCAAGTCTAAGAAAGGTGTGGTTGTTGGCTCTGTTTAAGCACATGCTTATTTTATCCTGCATGTGGCTTCTAAAATGCATTTTGAAACATCTACTATTTATTTGTGTGAATGCCCGGATGAGGGGTATGCACCATGCCATACCTGGGAAGGTTGAAAGGTGTGAGTCCCAGAGATCCAAcgcgggtcatcaggcttggggaCAGACAGCTTCACCTACTAAGCCATCCCTCTGGCCCGTGACGCTCACTTTTTACCCAGTGCTTTCAGCCCTCGTCATACAAAGGAGTAGACCGACAGCTGACAAGTCCTTCCCAAACACGTGCGGGGTGGGAAAGCTAGTGGAGAACAGAGAACTCTGCAGAGACCAGAGGTGATCAGCCTATCTCTGCCATGCAGCACAGACAGCCTAGTGCAACTGCAGGCCTAGTGGTAAACAGAGCCCAGCCCTCAGGCTGGGTCAGACCTCAGGGAATTCCCCGCGGGCACTGAGGCCTCTGGAGTAACACGCGTGAACTGTCTTTCTAGTAAAGCTTTTGGAATACAATTGAACAAATACTTTTCCGATCTTGTCCCTGGACACATACCCTGTGACAGGTCGTGAGCTGCTTTAAACATGTCTTGATATGCTTGTGTTAATGTCCTGTAGGGGTCCTAAAGTTCTTAAACGAATCCACTTCTAACTTTGAAAAGAATGTTTCCACTTATAAAGTTAGTCTGAGAGCGAGTTTTGTGTTCCTCCTTGAAAAGGCGCCTCTTGCAGATGGGAGTTTATAACTGCCAGCTTTTCAACAACCTGGGCCTGTGCTGCTTCTATGCCCAGCAGTACGATATGACCCTGACCTCGTTTGAACGTGCCCTTTCCCTGGCTGAAAATGAAGAAGAGGCAGCTGATGTCTGGTACAACCTGGGGCACATAGCTGTGGTATGTTGTTTGCATGTTTCCTTGTTACGGATAAAGTTACCATACGCTCCTGTGAAGAAATTCTCAGATGTCATAAATCCAACCAACAATTTAGAGATTTGCGGGAGTCATTTTATATCCTCAAGTCAAATCCATGCCCGGACCCCACACCTCGCTGCTGTGGCTGGTGCTTGTTCTTGCCATGTAGCTAGGAAGTGTTAGATGCAAAATGAGGGAGGCTGTGGCAGAGGGAAGGATGCAGCTTCGCGGGTATAAACGTGTGCGTCTCATTGCAGGGAATCGGAGATACAAACTTGGCCCACCAATGCTTCAGGCTGGCCCTGGTCCACAACAACCACCATGCTGAAGCCTACAACAACCTGGCAGTGCTGGAGATGCGGAAGGGTCACGTTGAACAGGTCAGAGAACCTCCACTGCTCAGTGGCTTAGCTGTCATTGTGTGTTACGCTTTTTAGTAGCTCTAGAGTCTTACAGGCCTGGGCCTGAATCCCAGCTCTATCAAGTActagctgtgtggccttggccaAGTCACTTCACCTTTCTGAGGCCAGAATTGGACATTGGACTTGATGGGAATAATGTACAGCCCACGGTCTCCCTGCCTGCAGCACACCGACCGTCTCCCAGCTACAAGTTAGCTGTCCCTGTCGGGGACCCTAGAGGCTGCCTTTCCaacccctcttttcttttttcctctctctgccaCTCCTGTCAGCCCTAACTCACCCTGGTCCCTCTTCTCTAACCCAGGCTCATCTCTTTCCTGCATTATCCCAGGTGCCTCTGAGCTGCTCTTccttctacacacacacccctgtggggagcattttaccaactgagctatagcccCTGCTCCCCACTCCCAGGGAGATACTGAATGACTTAAcgatgagtgaatgagtgagtgaatgaacgaatgaatgaatgaagcagaGCATGTAGAGGGATTGTAATCCAGCAACACGGATGCactgatcacatccaaagaccttctaggtcggTGTGACTTGTCTAGAATGCAGACACACTAGTACACGCCTTCAATCTCTCTGGCTGGAATCCTTTAGTCCAACCCTATCAGAGAAAGATGTGACaggatgagtcagagataggatgtgCCCAACTCTCAGGGGAAAAGCCATTTAAGTAGCCAAGGGAGGGAGTTCAGTCAGTTAGGCCAGTcagtggggggggcggggggtcaGTGCAGTGACTGCCCTGAGCAGAGGTGAGCTTGTTCCTGAGTCCGTGCAGTTCAGGgtaggtcagcagaggcagctggagccagagaataagagggagccagaagattagaacaaattgccagagttcgGCTGAAGCCACTTGGCttcagagcaattcagtgaacagccgagagaagccagattgaatcagccagcttagagaggagtttgaggacagctgagttgaaccggccagccagagttcagaaagacctgggaaagggtgagcttattcagcaggaagcctctgagatgacaattacacctggcaaataaaagttacttttacagtaGTGCATCCTCCTCTGAACAGCCTAATAGATTTTGTTataaaacaatattattttattactgcTTGGCTAAAATCCTCCAGTTCTGTCTGTTTGCACTCCCGCTGTGACCGGCGTGGCCTGTGGATTCAGGTCCCTATCTTTGAGACCACACCCCGGGTCCCTTTCCTCACCGACTTCAGGTGCATGAGCTGTCCTGTGCCCGCCAGACACACAGTGGTCTGCCTTCCTGCAGGCCTGTGCAGTGTCCCTTGGGTCTTCCAGTGACAAGTTTCTTTTCATCACCTGGGTCTTACGTGCCATCTCCTTAGACAAACCACCCAAACATCAGTCTAAACAaaagccctggaggcacaaagagCTCTCACAGTCCAGTACACTGCTTGCTGGGTTCTTCTATATTTTACCAGGTTTTGGTGTGTGGAGAAAGCAGACGGTCGGGCGCTTGAAAGCAGAGACCTCGTGTGTTATGTAACTTCTGCCTTCTCGGCACCAGAAACAGCACTGATGTGTGAGAAGTCTACGTCAGTGTCCTGGAGgggccggggagatggctcagtcagtaaagtgcttgcttgcaAGCGTGAGAAGCCAGGTTCAGGTCCCTAGCACACCACTGCAGCATGCATCTGTAATCTCAATACAgtgaggcagtgtgtgtgtgtgtgtgtgtgtgtgtgtgtgtgtgtgcgtgcgcgcgcgatATGCTCAAGAATGTACGCATTCAGGGCACACAGGTAGAGGGCAGAGGACATGTAGGAGCtagttctccccttcctcctctcttactctctgggttctggggatcaagctcaggtcaccAGGTAGCACGTGTCCTTCCCTGTTGAGCTGTCTCACCAGTTCactgatttcaagagtgtttAAAAGTTTAATATTCACCTTGCAAAATCTGTTTCTACTGTATTATATGAATCggtgtcctcttttttttttttttccatttcaaaaaaaaaaaaaaaaaaaaaaaagaatgtgtcctGAAGGTCATGGATACAAGTTTTACAGCATGGGGAGGGTTGTCCAGTGACTTCATATGAATTGTGGTGCACACGTGAGCATCTCCTCTTACTCCACAGTCTCTGCAAACCATGATCCTGTGaaataaaatcttaatttttaCGCTTTCAGTACTTcagctggctagttttatgtctgcttgacacaagctggagtcatatgaaaggagggaacatcaattaagaaaatgcctccataggatcAACTGTGGGTCATCTTCTTGACCAATGATTGATGAGGGGCCGGGAGgaggcccagtccactgtgggtggtgtcatccctgggctggtggtcctgggttctataagaaagtaggctgagaaagccatggggagcaagctagtacacagaatccctccatggcctctgcatcagctcctgcctccaggtttctgtcctgcttgagttcctgccctggcttccttcagtaatggactagcatgtggaagtgtgagccaaatgaaccctttcctagCCCCAGTTTGCCTTTGGTCATGCATTTTATCCCAGCAATATCAACCCTACCTAGGACAGCACTTTAAACAAAGCTTGTCACAttctgttgctatcttgtttaGCAAACTGATCAGCAGTATAATGAGTGCTTTCTTGCTCTCACCCTCTACAGAACTTTGCACTTGGACATGAATTGGTTTTAAGTCGTTATTAGGGAATAGATAATCATAGCCTCCGGACTTGATCACCACCAACAAAGCTTAAGTTCGGAAGACTTGTTTTAAGCATTGAAAAGATTGTATTTCAAATTGTGTATCATGCTAAAGTGCAAACTTTATGAGGCACTGGTTCTCAAATAGCTTAACATCTACTCTAAAATTTCACT
The nucleotide sequence above comes from Mus musculus strain C57BL/6J chromosome 12, GRCm38.p6 C57BL/6J. Encoded proteins:
- the Ttc8 gene encoding tetratricopeptide repeat protein 8 isoform X1, which codes for MKTMLRWLGMYREAEKQFKSALKQQEMVDTFLYLAKVYIILDQPVTALNLFKQGLDKFPGEVTLLCGIARIYEEMNNSSSAAEYYKEVLKQDNTHVEAIACIGSNHFYSDQPEVALRFYRRLLQMGVYNCQLFNNLGLCCFYAQQYDMTLTSFERALSLAENEEEAADVWYNLGHIAVGIGDTNLAHQCFRLALVHNNHHAEAYNNLAVLEMRKGHVEQARALLQTASSLAPHMYEPHFNFATVSDKIGDLQRSYVAAQKSEVAFPEHVDTQHLIKQLKQHFAML